caaatgcATCTTCTGAGAATAATTTAATTCGTCGACCTATTTTAAAGTTCTTGCCCATAAGTCCCACATTTTCATTGATCGTTGTATGTTATACTGCAAGCAATCACATGACTAATCATTACCGGTTGCAACGACACAACATTACTACAGCTACATTCATAAGGTACTTTCCTTCGGATCCGTATTTGGAAATGTTGTACTCCTCCCCGAGAGCTTTGCATTGATTTTAGTATTAAGACAGTGGACAGTTATGACAAAGATAATCAAGAAAACAAATCTGAAGATGATGGTAGTCTTTACACTTTGTAATTACAAATCATGATAGCTGACATAATCGCCATCAACCTTACTTTAATATACGTAACTGTTCTCCTACCTCAAACACCGTGTTTTCATAACTCCAGTCGTCCCACTTTGGTGAGATGTTATGCCCAGCCCTTGGGACTCCGACCAAACTTGGTTCCGATGATGTGAGAATGACCTCACCAGCCAGATTGAACTTTGGCAGCGTTTGTTTCGCAGGTCGCCATCTCTTTCCGGTACTTGCGGGAGGACGAAATCCTCGTGCTCCGGTATCACCTCCTGTCATGCCTGTTGGCCGAGGGTGCCGGCGCATCGGTAGTCGACTGGCTGCGTATCTTGGCGGCTCAGAGAAGACGGCGCGTGTTCCTGGTCCTGGATGGACGAGATGGGAGAAGGTGACGGGACGAACGGTCGTGTGCCAGCGAGGACGCGTCGGCTGATGTTGAGATTGTACACGAGTCGTCGGCGAAAACGAAATATTCGCGTTTTGATCACGGATCAAGTTGCATGCCATTGGGATGACGCGAACGAAACCGTTGACGTTGTCGTTTTGTTGATGGTGAATAATCGGGCGTTCTATCCGTTGTCCATTTTGGTTTAGAGGTGTGCGCGTAAACGAATATTCTTTCCTGGTTTCTTTGTTCTCCGGAATACGGTCTAACTCTCCACGTCGAAATGAGGTTTCGTACATTGGGATGCATTCCTGCTCCATGTAGGAAGCCGGCTGACCACCGCTGCCCGATCCTTCCATGTACTGCAGCGATGTGGCCAGGTTGCTACGCAACCACCTCTGTGTTGCCTCCTGTCGCCGGGCTTGGGCGTTCCCTCTCTCCAGGCTGTGGAAAAAGTCTTTCCTCGCTTCCCTGTGGTCGGCCATTACTCCCGTAGACCGTAGCTGCAACTTGGGCGATTTTCTGCTGATTCTTGGTAGCCTTCTTCGAGGCTTCTTCATCTCGCTTTTCGATTTCTGGACGTAGATGACGCACCGGCACGTCATGATGAGAACGATGACGACAACCAGAAGACCTGCTGCGATGACGACACCCCACAACGCCCACACGTGAGCGATGTTGATGTCTCCGTCGATTGGGCCGGTTTTGGTAACAGCCACGGTATCGTCACCTCTTCTTGTAGTGTTACTCGATCTCGATCCTGCGTCGGGGTCCTTGTCGTTTGTAATAGCAGAATTTAGTGTAGAGATTGGCATGATATCTGACGAGTTGGGAAGAGTAGTCTGTTCACTTTTTGTTGTATTACGTAAAATATTTGCGATTATTGGTTGAACGACATCAGACAGGTCCGTGGTGTTCGCTTGGCTCTCGTCGTCAGACATTTGTTGTCACGTCGTCACAAAAACCAAAGACTGAAATTACAGAAAACCATGAGCAAAATGCCCTTTCTAGGCTGGACCCAGAGGGAGCATGGAAGTGTTAAACGTAACGAAATTCAACGAGGAATCGTCATCCACGCAATGAATACGTGTACTTGAAGTAGAATTGGCAAGCACAGCGGTCTAACGTGCGGACCCCGAGAAGAACCTTTTATTTACACATAATGAAATCGAGTTGCAGTTGTTGGTACCTAGAAGAATTTCAGCACGATGAACTAAAGAGGATGCAGTGTTTGCACCACTGTGAAATGAATGCCTGACATACCTACTGACAGACGACGACACCACGCACCAATAAGTAACAACTCTATGCTTTTTACGAACAGGTGAACCTCTCACATCTCCACATTCAAATGCAGATTAGCCATGCACATCAAGTGACGTTTTATATGCAAGGGCGATGCTGACAGACGcaacctttctttctttctttctttctttctttctttctttcttcatttctttctttctttctctctctctctctctctctctctctctctcattctttctttctccttctttctttatttcttcttcccTCATGATTTATTCTCACCCTCCCTGTTTAGCTGAATGTATACTCTCTGTGTGTATTGTGTTTCTTCGGAAGGTTTGCAATTTAGACACATAATAGAAAGTTTAACACCAAGTAAACAATGCAAAAGAAAATTGGTCGCTGCAATGTAATTATTCTCGGTCACTCTTTATTACAGATTTATGTATTACTCGTTCATTAGAGTAGCTTGGTTAACGTGATAAGATACTTTTAATAGTGACATGATACTCccgtcttattttctccaaggacttaggattagggttgtgatagggtttttaTAGGTGtagttgatgtgaggattaggactGGGGTTATGGTTATGTTTGCATGTAGAATGTATGTTCAGTTCAtgatgtttggcttagcgtgcagatgtTTCATGGAAGCAACTGTCGCAAGACCAAATGTCATGAAACCACTTTTAGTAGATCCATCTAAGAATGACtgtaaaatcaataaaatgataGCGTTTGTGGGCATTTTTACTTCATAAAGATTCTTTACGAAAAGCATTTCTTGGACACTTTGTCGAGTAAATGAGAATTCATCttgtgatgacgatgatggtaaTACTTTCAATTAAAGTTtattaatgatgaaaaataatgacaacagTAGTGAATACAAAAAGGGATAGAATGTGCTTGCACCGTTGTGCTCAAACTATGATCCATATGAACCCACAAACGAGCTCGTAACGGAATAAATTTATCAAAACTCATATCTTCATCCTGAGTAGTCAATTTGAGCTCCACGAAGAGAATATCAAGTAACACAATGTGATGAGTCGGAGCAGAAGGTATAAGTTtaaggttcaaaggtcaagacATGTAGCTGTCCATCTGTATAAGCCGGTACGAAAAACTCTGCCTGACCATCTCCTGTGACGTCACGCACAGAAGGGGAGCCAACGGTGCCGTGTTCGGCTTCGAATATTGATGTCTTGGAGTACTGCCAATCCGTTGGATCGTCATCATTGAGGGCCTCGAAGATGTAAAGGTTACTGTCGTCATCCCCAGCCATGGTGATCATAGGCTTCCGTCTGAAGTTAAATTTTTGAATATGTTACAAGCTTTCAATAGCAGAGAGTCACCAAAAAACATACAGTCATGGGTTCGCGCTATGTAACTAGGCCTACAACTTGACGGAGGCATCCGAGATTGAGTACACAATACTTTGCCGAAATTCTCTGTTCACCATCAGTGTTTGTATGTCGGCTATTTTATGCTCAATATCTCATGCATGCAGTCAATATAGTTCAGAGGTGAGTCACCCTCTGTATGAGCAGGAAAGTTTCAAGgaaattatatcatttacactgtattcatgacatacatgtatccaCACATTTGTAGCCTTTTTATGAATCAGTATAAGCAAAGCTTTCAAAATGATTAGGAGAGTAATATTAAACGGTCGTTTTGTTCTTAGAAGCAGGTGTACAAATAATCAGAGATGCAAATTTGGTTAATTCAAGAATCACATTGAATGACCAGATGAAATTCGCTGTTAGAAATGCCGCATACCTGTGTGTTATAGTGAAGGAATTCAGAATACAACAGTTATATTGGTATTGTTAGACAATGATTTTGTTGTTAAATATTCGAACctttactatcattattttcaacCGTCCTTCTGGATTAAACGATCCATGGATGTtatgaaacaaaacatattcTGCGAGTAATAAATGCAATAAAGAgacgtaggcctatacaaagTAATGCATTCCGGAGAAGACGAAGCGACACATTGGCTTCATCTTGAATAAAGGTTCAGTATGAAGCAGCAATATGTGTGAGCCAGAATTTTGATTTGCACCCTATATCAAAATTTATAAAACACTTCACACACCCTAATGATAGCACCCGTGTGCCGTGATCTCAATTTAAAAGCCACCATAcctgttcttgttgttgtcaGGGTTGATAGTAAAAGCCACTCCCGGTGCACCCATTCCCTCGAATGTGATTGGACTATTAGGCTTGAAACCCTCTGCAATCACGTGACGCACCCAGATACCGGTTTCCCAGTCATCGGGGATTTCATAAGCAAGCAGTTTGCCATTTGTTTCActgtttgataaaaaaaaaaaaaaaatgtttttataagGCATAAATGTTGATAAGCTTCTAAAGTACTTTTTCCCACCATCTTGATGACGTTGACTATTTCGTCTTACCCTATTCATTCTATCTGTTTCATTAATCAACTCGTCGCAACAGTTGTTCTGTCCTACGAATCGTTTTGAGATAATCGATATACGTGcttatcatgttttctttttgctcAAAGACTATAAACTTGCACGTATTTAACCCTTAATCTGATAAGCgggaagagaagaaaacggAGCCTGCGATATTGCTTTGGTTCGGAACCGTTTTAAAAGTATAGGATAGCAACTGATTAGGTTTAAGTAACTGGTAATAATGCGGTATAGAGTAGTACAATAACTATTAAAACTCGTTTACTcttatatataattatagtaGTAGTTTTCTCCAGAGGTAAAAGTTTACTATATATACTTACCTATTAGCTGTTACCAGAATATCTAGGCGTCCGTCTCCGTTTAAGTCCACAATCTGATAATATTGATTTCAGAAGACAAAATATTATGATGAAATGACTTGATGTTTTCACGAGGCTTGCCTTACATTGCGACTGGCTAATCATGAGAAATTGATCTTCACAGGAACAACAATTAGTTTGAACACATCAGTACATTTGTTTATACAAGCGATATAAATGACATTAATCAAAATTAACGTTATCGTGTATTAATTCGATTCATATCTAACtcaaactgcaaaaaaaaagaaaaaaaaatctagaaagCAACACGTGCCTGACCTGTTCAATATcgtcatattgttttgtttctctaaTTGATTTCATTACAGATATATGCCTCTATAGAATTATTCCCACTTACCTCACATTCAAAGAACCTTTCCTCAGGAACGTAGTCAATAATTCTGTGCTTTATTTTGGACCAATCAGGAGAGAGACCTAAAAGAAGAGCACAGAAGGTTGCAGGTGTGTATGGTGCCATTGACTATAATATAAACGATGCATTTGATATTACACCATGATATGCGGCATCATCTTATACAAACATATTATACTATTATTATCTGTATAAGGATATGTTTTTTCAACTATCTTATATACCCTTCCAACCCCAACTCCCCTCCCCCGATGCATCGAGATTGCATGCATTTGAAGTGGAGACTTGCTAATAAAGCAACTATAATCATGATATATAATAAACCAAGTGGGCTGTCAAGTGACATACCTTCTGTCCATGACACAACGATCTGTTCGGAGAAGTACTGTGTGCTGAAGATGGCATACCGCTTCTGGCCGATAGAGCGTGGCAGGGGCAGCTCTTCGTAGCGGAAGAAGGCATCGGGACCTGTGAACATGACGTTTTCCTTCCAGGGCAGGGCGAGCGGGTTGCCGACTGATGGATGCTTGAACCACACCATCTCAGCTGCCACCTCTCCCACTTTaggtggaaagaaagaaagatatcgaCATTCATTCAGTAATAGATTCAGTAATTTATCCATGTATTTTTCATAATTCAGTAATAGATCCATGGACAGAGCATCACTGCAGGTCTCTGCTAGCAGAGCAACAATTTTGGCATGCAGTCCCAGGACCATTCTTGGCCAGTGTGTACAACTATTGGGGTTTCCTGTGCCAATCAGCCCttaaaaaacgaacaaaaagagACGGGTCCATTGGGGACAGGTGTCAAATGCACCACTCTCTTTTGCGTCATGATTCATTATTGATTTGACGGATTGATGTAATATAGAACTATTATTCATACTGAAATAGGATCACTCAAAGAATGAAAAATCGTTATATTATATGGAAAGGACTGTTGACCTATATTAAGACATCTTTTGAATAATAGGCATCAAAATGTTTATCTGTGATATTTCACGCACATAACGAATTGGAAAGGTTGCGAAATATATGAATCGCCCTTACAAGACCGCTTAGTCTACCTAACCATTGAATAGCCATATTACAGGACGTACAAACCTTCAGCTTATGATGATTATTTGGAATCTTTTCCAAAATCAGATCTCAGAATAATATGGCATACGTTTTGACAGGAGGTCCTTCCTGTAAAACTGTGTCAATAAATCATCTCACATCAGAGGCATATATTAGTAAAGTTAGGTTACTCTTGTTATGATTATCAACTGCGTAATTTGTGTCGAATCTATTgggattggaaaaaaaaaagcttctgcttcgataataataatatagcaaGATGATATTACTATGAGACTTACAAAATATAATCGAATTACTGCACATCTAAAACTCAGGTGTTCAAATACCCATTATACTTTGACTGCTATTTTAACTTAATGCAGAAATGTATGCACCACATTAATGTGTGCTTGATACCCCCGAATTGAGGACTCTCCGGTTGCAAAAATGATGATGTGCTTACCTACTGGCACATATGCACGACACGTGAGGGCGTCCTTGAGGCCGTCTTTGTCCATATCGACGAAGTAAACTCGATGGTAGAACCATTTGGATCTGTCGAGGACTCGTGTAGTGATGTCATAGGTGGTGGCCGGTGCGACTTGGTGAAAATTTCAGACAAACAGATGACTACATGTGAACCAATATACTTATTTTAGTCATTACAAATGTATTACGCCTGACAGTTCTATTAGCGCAATTAATGTAAATATagagtatcaaaattcaacCATCTGTGTACTATACAGGACGGTGCCAATAAAAAAGTTACCAATTTGGCGATTTCCTTTGCGGTACATCAGTCAAAATGGGAATAAGCTCAAAATGGTGTTATGCTTTTTGTGCTTTGTCTCCAAGTGTGTGGTGAGGAGTAATATGGAATGACGTGAAGCCTGCCGGGGGAAGAGAGAACCCCAAACAATAATATGACTTCAAATACCGCATCAGATTCTTCCAGAAACAGTTTCCAGGTTGACATCtaaaataaacataatattCATCTTGACTTTGTATACTCACTGGAAGTGTCGTTCCCTGCTTCGATGATCTCGATGTTGCCGTCCGTTTTGGTCGGGACCAGGAATCCGTTGGCGACCCACCACAGACCATGGCGACCAAACACGTCGTCTGAGTAAAAAggatttaaaaatatatatatatcagagatTCCAATGGTAGGGGATTCATGTGTCCTTGGATAGAACACGAAGGTGGCCAGTTTATGCTTTGAAAGAATGAGATCAAGTAACATGAGAcggaaaagaatgaaataaactcaTATCTTAAAAAAGGCTGAGTAATGGCTTTCCCAAGAACAATTTCCATACAGTCTTTTCTATGACTTCACGTCTTAGTATTGAAGAGttgttttgagtgaaattggttTGAAAGCAAGAGTTTGTTTTATTGCtcgattacattttttttattattgtttagCATTTCAGACCGTTGAGTATGATTATGTTTTCAcatacaacaaaataatgtctttttttaatctagTGGAATCACGTATTGCTAAAGGTCAAAAACATAGTACAGCAAAATATTTTAATGCGATTACAAATCCCTCAGTAAATGATTTCCTCAAACTCGTGTGTGCCTTGTTCCCGCCGAATAACATATCcgtcattattttttcatctctccctttctccctccCGTCcatcttcccttttttttctcctcttcccccccccccctccattctcTATCACTTACAGTGTCACCTTAATCGGCTACCAATTAAAACGTCACCTAACTCGGATGATACGAGTATGAGAGAAACAGACATGCGCAAATCCCACAATTGCATCCCGCTTCAAACCATTGGTTACTGGCTCAAGAGGATCTTTGCGCAGTCGCTATATCATGTATATCTCGTACGATAAAACGGCATTATGTGCCGACACGCCTACATTATTGTGTACCAGTATCCCAGTGTCACCACTGAGTTGTGTTTGCTATATCCGATAAAACTGAAGTAATCAATTGACAAGATAAGACAATTGGAATGAACAGGTGTAAATTTTCTCAAATATTAAGCCGATGATAATTCCTTGCCTGGTGCAGTGCATGAATTTAATTTGGTCTTGGGGTTAGATTACACATTGTCATGTA
This sequence is a window from Diadema setosum chromosome 13, eeDiaSeto1, whole genome shotgun sequence. Protein-coding genes within it:
- the LOC140237328 gene encoding uncharacterized protein; protein product: MIRWLVLLVLYPAAMAWTVRNLGHIDIPFAAFTSVLPDPNTGVDTVSISTFNPVPGTKDNIYIVRDVGRQLADNGANALVTEVLADGMVWPNEVEEIPDDVFGRHGLWWVANGFLVPTKTDGNIEIIEAGNDTSIAPATTYDITTRVLDRSKWFYHRVYFVDMDKDGLKDALTCRAYVPVVGEVAAEMVWFKHPSVGNPLALPWKENVMFTGPDAFFRYEELPLPRSIGQKRYAIFSTQYFSEQIVVSWTEGLSPDWSKIKHRIIDYVPEERFFECEIVDLNGDGRLDILVTANSETNGKLLAYEIPDDWETGIWVRHVIAEGFKPNSPITFEGMGAPGVAFTINPDNNKNRRKPMITMAGDDDSNLYIFEALNDDDPTDWQYSKTSIFEAEHGTVGSPSVRDVTGDGQAEFFVPAYTDGQLHVLTFEP
- the LOC140237039 gene encoding uncharacterized protein, yielding MSDDESQANTTDLSDVVQPIIANILRNTTKSEQTTLPNSSDIMPISTLNSAITNDKDPDAGSRSSNTTRRGDDTVAVTKTGPIDGDINIAHVWALWGVVIAAGLLVVVIVLIMTCRCVIYVQKSKSEMKKPRRRLPRISRKSPKLQLRSTGVMADHREARKDFFHSLERGNAQARRQEATQRWLRSNLATSLQYMEGSGSGGQPASYMEQECIPMYETSFRRGELDRIPENKETRKEYSFTRTPLNQNGQRIERPIIHHQQNDNVNGFVRVIPMACNLIRDQNANISFSPTTRVQSQHQPTRPRWHTTVRPVTFSHLVHPGPGTRAVFSEPPRYAASRLPMRRHPRPTGMTGGDTGARGFRPPASTGKRWRPAKQTLPKFNLAGEVILTSSEPSLVGVPRAGHNISPKWDDWSYENTVFEPNTPRLMVPTNSPETDQSSSRSLDSLNGVSAGASQCNVSSDGSLTVTVGTSKRTSYEWDFYDPTYQSRPVRFMNGAYVPVIGSTQYWV